The following are encoded together in the Odocoileus virginianus isolate 20LAN1187 ecotype Illinois chromosome 28, Ovbor_1.2, whole genome shotgun sequence genome:
- the EIF1AD gene encoding probable RNA-binding protein EIF1AD, with product MSQATKRKHVVKEVLGEHMVPSDQQQIVRVLRTPGNNLHEVETAQGQRFLVSMPSKYRKNIWIKRGDFLIVDPIEEGEKVKAEISFVLCKDHVRSLQKDGHWPEAFSEVAEKPNNRNRQTQPELPAEPQSSGEESSSEDDSDLFVNTNRRQYHESEEESEEEEAT from the exons ATGTCTCAGGCCACCAAGAGGAAACATGTGGTGAAGGAGGTGCTGGGGGAGCACATGGTGCCCTCTGACCAGCAGCAGATCGTGAGG GTCCTCAGGACCCCAGGGAACAATCTACATGAGGTGGAGACAGCCCAGGGGCAGCGCTTCTTGGTGAGCATGCCCTCCAAGTACCGCAAGAACATCTGGATCAAGAGAG GGGACTTTCTCATCGTTGACCCTATTGAAGAAGGAGAGAAGGTGAAGGCTGAGATCTCCTTTGTGCTCTGCAAAGACCACGTGCGCTCTCTGCAGAAGGATGGGCACTG GCCCGAGGCCTTCTCCGAAGTGGCTGAGAAACCCAACAATAGGAACAG ACAGACTCAGCCAGAgctcccagctgagccacagtcgTCAGGAGAAGAGTCCAGCTCTGAAGACGATTCTGACCTTTTTGTTAACACCAACCGCAGACAGTATCATGAGAGCgaggaggagagtgaagaggAGGAGGCGACCTGA
- the BANF1 gene encoding barrier-to-autointegration factor, giving the protein MTTSQKHRDFVAEPMGEKPVGSLAGIGEVLGKKLEERGFDKAYVVLGQFLVLKKDEDLFREWLKDTCGANAKQSRDCFGCLREWCDAFL; this is encoded by the exons ATGACAACCTCTCAAAAGCACCGAGACTTCGTGGCAGAGCCCATGGGGGAGAAGCCGGTGGGAAGCCTGGCCGGGATTGGCGAAGTCCTGGGCAAGAAACTGGAGGAAAGGGGCTTTGATAAG GCCTATGTGGTCCTCGGCCAGTTTCTGGTCCTAAAGAAAGATGAAGACCTCTTCCGGGAATGGCTGAAGGACACATGCGGCGCCAATGCCAAGCAATCCCGGGACTGCTTTGGCTGCCTGCGGGAGTGGTGTGACGCCTTCTTGTGA